Proteins encoded by one window of Zerene cesonia ecotype Mississippi chromosome 8, Zerene_cesonia_1.1, whole genome shotgun sequence:
- the LOC119828530 gene encoding mitochondrial intermembrane space import and assembly protein 40-B: MSGMHREGGGDGAGRTVWRSGAHTVVLGAREELARPSAVSLAPPEPAPGLILPDGSINWGCPCLGGMATGPCGPQFRDAFSCFHYSEAEPKGSDCYEKFSVMQECMSQFPELYGKDEDDDELAAAMEQARDAPPGDAPPPAAAAEAPPPAP, encoded by the exons AT GTCGGGAATGCATCGGGAGGGCGGGGGCGACGGGGCCGGGCGCACGGTGTGGCGCAGCGGCGCGCACACCGTGGTGCTGGGCGCGCGCGAGGAGCTGGCGCGGCCGAGCGCGGTGTCGCTCGCGCCGCCCGAGCCCGCGCCCGGCCTCATCCTGCCCGACGGCTCCATCAACTGGGGCTGCCCCTGCCTCGGCGGCATGGCCACCGGCCCCTGCGGCCCGCAGTTCCGCGACGCCTTTTCTTGCTTCCACTACAG TGAGGCGGAACCGAAGGGCAGCGACTGTTACGAAAAGTTCAGCGTGATGCAAGAGTGCATGTCACAGTTTCCCGAGCTGTACGGCAAGGACGAGGACGACGACGAGCTCGCCGCCGCCATGGAGCAGGCGCGCGACGCGCCCCCCGGCGACGCGCCTCCCCCCGCCGCAGCCGCCGAAGCGCCCCCCCCAGCCCCGTAG